Within the Malus sylvestris chromosome 4, drMalSylv7.2, whole genome shotgun sequence genome, the region TCGAAATCAAGGGTCAGGTACTGGTTCGGTCGGGATTTGCAGATGAAGGAGTCGGATTTTCAGAGGAAGGGTGATGAGGGAGAAGGTTGGGTGGAGGGAATGAGGGCGTTGGATTTTCAGTAGCTGCAATGTTCTGGCTTTCTACAAACCAGAAGGAGAGAAGAAGACGATAATTTCTATTAAAAAAGCATCCTAAGTCACGTGCTATGTTTTTAAGTAAAATAATAAGCATTGATGTGTTGTACACCACTTAGATCACGTGGGAGGCAAATAGCCTcaccattttttatttaaaaaacaaaaaggctCGACTTTCTAAGAACCACCCCACCCATTAACTCCCTAATCCTCCATTTCCTAAATCCCACTCCACCCAACCGAAGTCCACCATCAGCAGCACACCACCAATTTCTTCCTCAAACTTCACGTACCTATCGACACTTCAAGATCAACTTAATTAGGCATTTCATGATCAAtttgatatttatatttattctaTGTGTTTGAGaaataacttttcttaattGCAAGGAATTAATGatcttattaaaaaatgatggaaaaGGGTTACACTAAATTGTTGTTTGTATAAAGATTATGAATAAAAAGTTGTAATTTATTGTTTAATATTTCAATGgtattttcatctttttttttatagcttGAATATTATAACCACCTAATATTAAAATCATGGATCCGTCACAACTTGGAGGAGGAGGCTGCGATGGGATCGATGAAGGGCTACGAGTTTTTTAGAATCTAATCCTAACCAATTTAAGCTTATTACATAGCTTTGATATTACAGCTTACAATCGCTTTGGTGAAGAGACAGTTTTCTGTTATgaatattgactcaaaactttGCACTCTCCAATGTGAAAGCAACCACTTCGATTGAACCTTGCACTCTTTTGAATTTCGCCCCTCCCCTTGGcaaatcctggcttcgccactggtaTTGAAGATGAATTTTGGTTGGTTATTGATTTACCAAGCGTGTTACAATAACGCCTTTAATTTTTAGGTGCATCACTTAACTAAAGCTCAATTTTTTCAGTAACTATGACCTGACCACCAGGAGGTCCCTATTTttccttcttgtttttttttttataatattttttatttaagaatttttatcacaaattgtCCTTCGAGTTTTACGTAATAATTTTGGTCATTTATGTTCCAAAGTCATTAATGTTGTTCTTCGACTACTGAGTCATCCATCAATATTGTCCTGCCATCCATTAACATTctaaaagtttttattttattttattttattttattttttgtgtaacaaataaatttgttaatttaaaaaataaataaattaaagaccAAAAACTAGACTTGGCAATTTTTTATACAACCCGTTAACATGACACgtaaatgacacgaaaataacgggtttcgagTTAATACGATAACCAATCAGGTCGTTATCGGGTCACAtgataagaacccgttaataacgagtccttaacaggtttacacCAGGGTGACACGTGAATAACCCGTTTCAACACGTCAAGAAAAAAGTTATCTtgatcattttaattttttaaactagttaaaaaacttactataaataCAATACCCAAAGTTatcttgaaaatcaatagaaattgtccctgagattatccaccatccatgattttggtcattccgttaaaaactctttgcgcaattttcaaagctttgtaactcaatcgtttcttaaacaaattcgacccataatatatcaaaatgaagataggaaagtgtagaataagattatacatatttggaagcccaatggttgccggagatggcatagcctgaaaggtgactggtccacgggaaaactggaaaactcgtcggaaactgggtaaactttaaacgttcataacttcttcaatacttaatgaaatcgagtgattcaaaaatgaaaatcatacttcttgatgagacaaagagaatggtacctttttcgaaGGCTAACTCGCCATGGTTTGGTCGGAAAACGGCTCGAGCAGTTTTTCCAGCCAAACCATGGCGAGTTAGCAGTCAAGAAAGATGCTATTCTATTTGTCTtttcgagaagtatgattttcttttttgaatcactcaatttcgttgagtattgaaaaagttatgaatgtttaaagtttacccagtttccagcgagttttccagttttccagttttcccgccgaccagtcacctttcaggctattttccggccatttccagcaatcattgggcttccaaatagatataatcttgttctacactttcttatcttcattttgatatattatgggtcgaatttggttaagaatcgattgagttacgaagctttaaaaattgcctaaagagtttttaacggaatgaccaaaatcatggatgatagacaatctcagggaccatttctattgatcatgcaaatctcaatgactATTTTGTATAATAAACCTATATTGtatattgaatatgtattattgtattattattctatataaatttttaaaattttatttatttatttttatagtacaCTATAGGCAAATAGtgagattaaaaattataaaacacattatTTGTTGGGAGAATTGCATCATCTGTGCTTTGAGGATGGGTACAtcgtcgtttgaatttttaaaaccatacaaaccctcatgaatagtatttttaagggagttcaaaataaataaaattcataatcattgaTGTACAAgtctgaaaaatgtgaaagcatatataaacgTTCGTGATTCCATCCTCTAAACTTAGGCGATGGTTACACAGTAGTTTATATACGCTTAGGCAATGATTCCATCAATctcatgaataatattttttatttgagtgcaaaattaataataattagtgTAGGAGTgtgaaaatgtaaaaaaaaaataaaaaattacaatcatACGTAATGACAACCcttacaactttcgtgaaggggTTAACTCCAAATTTGGcaccataatccataaaccttagaTTTAAATTTGACCATCATTTCGTGACACATACGAGCTATTATTTTACCGTATTCTCGAAGTACTCGACGGTACGAACTCGTAGGCGCAAACGGAATCAAACGAAGATTCTACAgaactaaaaatttgaaaaatacttttgtaaaaattactattatatatttttatattattattttaatatttttttatttgatattttaaatattttattaatttactaTGACCATGGGGCCCACACAACAACAACTCTCCACTCTCCTCATGCCATATTTGTCCCCCACATTTTGGGACACTCTTGAACTCTCACTACGCCTCTCTCACTCGATCTCTCAATTCTCTCagctctctctctatcttctcAACTCCCTCTTTCTCTAAAAacggaaaaaataaataaataaataaacaaaaaaaaaactcttggactctctctctctctcattctcgacGAACCCAAGACCTCCACACCCATCACTAACTTCAGCGAACTCAACTCCCCCCAAACATCCTACCATTTTTCCTCTGTAAACGAACCGCCACCATCGAACCAGGACGCCGGGCCGCGACCTCCATATTTTCTGGCGAGAACCTCGAGAATTTTCGTGTGGGTAGGTTCGAAAACCACTCTAAACCATCGTAGATCGTGTTTAGGACTACGATTAGGTTGTTTTTGAGATAGTTTGATGATGTTTGTACGCAGAAATCACCTCGGGAAGTATTCTCGAGTTTTCCGGCGAACCATCTGACGCCTTGCAGGCCATTTTTGGTTAGTACCAGCCACGACTTAGTCTTACTTAGGTATATTTTTGTTCCTTACCTCTTGAGCTACATTTTGACATTTGAATCTTTGAATTGGATTGAGAAATAGACccgttatggccgtttaaagtttTCGGCAAAGGAAAGCCAAATTCGTCTTTCTCCTTCGCTAGGTCCGACGAGTGTTGTGTAACCTACAAGGCTAAACGGGTCGACCCGACCCGATACAAAAaagggcttaagcccaaacattTGGCCCATTGTTCTAACCGGATCCATTTCTGAAATGGGCTCAGAATATTTTGGGAATATTTTTTGGAATATTTTTTGGAATATTTTTGGAATATTTTTGGAATATTCTTTGAAATATTTTGTGTGTTGActtttttggaattttctcGAAAACCCTCATACGTTAATTTCAACGCCCCAAGTCCCTTTTTTTAagtccatttagtgaaattccaaagTATTAACGTAGTTGACCGTTGGGACGGCTCAACTGACTTTTTAgggttgaccgttgacttttcgttgactttttacaaaatttgcccGGGACCCCTCTTATTGTTTTTCGATGTTTTGATTCCAAATCCGCACTCCGCTTTTCTAAATGTGATCGTTTAAGTTGAGTTTTACGAATGGGTCGtatgcttaggtgcaattacCATCAGAAACTCTAGCTTTCCTAGTTCGAACAGATGCGACCTCgtaagtatctgtgagtgagtcttttcttttatatagtgtgtgtgtgtgtattatttGAGTTTCCATACATAGATTAATAATGCATTTTCTAAGTGATGCCCTAATAAAATTGATGTTATAAGAATTGTCACGATAATTAAAATTGTGAGATTATTATGAATCCTGCGAAATGCACAGGTATGCATATTTTTACGGGATgccttatttatatttatggtagtgaatagtattatgtcGACGTAAATTATTGATTTACCGCTATATGATTTGTTTACGTTATTTGTTCATCGTTGCtgcactggtgttagtactcacTCGGGCCGGGGCCAAGCTTTtatgtgtatgttcacatcgaactgtatgctcactttggatccattgtaggtgccaatcTTGTCCTAGATTGTTGTAGGTatttaggactcgtatgtgatgtgcatagcgccagtcttcacgtgattgtagtactaaagcGTATATCATTATTACATCTGATCcggttcatgtcagaatactctacatgaactcgtgtgtcaacatatgtcgatgagcactcgatatgatatgtttgaaatgggttcattcttgCTCACAAGCGCACTCTTTCATTTAGGCacctttaggtttaaatttactcacattttccacatcactacactttatgactTCGTCACCCTCTTGTTGTCAGCTAGCACATCTTGATTCGGAATccaggtggacattccgggtcggggtgtgtcacgacccgttaagatagcTTCAAAGTTGATtagtccgagtgaaaacttcgtaactcaatcgtttcttaacccaattcgacccataatatatcaaaatgaagataggaaagtgtaaaataagattataccattttgaagcccaatggttgccagagatagctggaaaatagcctcaaagttgactggtccgagtgaaaacttgaaaactctccagaaactgggtaaactttaaacgttcataacttcttcaatactcaacgaaatcaagtgattcaaaaacgaaaatcatacttctcgacgagaaaaagataatggtacctttttAGATGGCTAATTTCCGTGgattggccggaaaacggctcgaaagtggctgtcttggtctcgagttagccactttcgagccattttccagccaaaccacgACAATCTAGCAGTCGaaaaagataccattctctttgtctcgtcgagaagtatgatttttgtttttgaatcacttgatttcgttgattattgaagaagttatgaacgtttaaagtttacccagtttccagcgagttttccagttttcgctcggaccagtcaactttgaggctattttccggccatctccggcaaacATTGGGCTTCGAAAtgatataatcttattctacactttcctatcttcattttgatatattatgggtcgaatttggttaagaaacgattgagttacgaagctttgaaaattgcccaaacttccgcccaagagctccgggacacttaacggaatgaccaaaatgatggatgatggacaatctcagggaccacttttatcgatttggaatctcagggaccaaagtgatgagttatgcaaatctcaatgatCATTTTGGTGATTtaccctgttttttttttttttttttttttttttttttacaacggTAAATTTACACGAagggataaaaaaataaattggtaTTGAACTCGCTGCCTACAGGATTCGAATCTAAAATTTGGCACTTCTAGGTGAAGAGATATAAGCAAACATTTGGGTGGATTCCCATTATCTTGTTCATTACCAAGGATTCTTGGTCACTCACCCTTGGATTTTTTATCCTCTAAACACTTACGTTAACCCTGTTCGTTACTtccgtttgatttattcaattctatgcaaaaaaataaagagtGCGTGTGAGAAcccaaaaagaatgaaaatcatATCCCTAAATTAAAATACATTTCCTGGTCATTGAATAACATAATCATAAGAAAATTATTGTCTTCTGACCTTATGCATTCCCTTATTCCATTCTAGCCATTCGAACAATACAACTTAAGAGAAAATTAATGGACAAAATTAAGAGATAGAAAAGGGAGTGTGGAAACCACTCCTCTGAGCGAGTCTTTTACCCTTGAGTTCAACACTCTGCCATGGGAAACACAGACCCAATTCTTTCTCCAAAGCTATAGCATTTGATGTTGACTTGGTATGGACCCAGCTCAATACGGTTGTCCTCCCCACCCATGTAGAAACACAAGGTGTACAATGCAATTTCAAATTCTGGGCTCACTCCAACTAATGTGCTTGATACCGCTTTCAAAACGCCATTCCACTCGAACTGGATCGTAAGCAACTGGGTTTCAGCCTCTGGCTGCCATTTAGTAAACATAAGTTTCCAATGTCAGAGCAGTAAAAAGACTAGATTCTAGCAAGGCAGTTgtcaaaacaaatagaaaacgATGAGACGATGCTGAAACAGTACGGAAGTCATTTAAGAAACAAATACTATTGTTTCCACTATGTTGTAGCCTTGCAGGCGGAATATAGGATAGATTTGCTTACAGTTTGTCCGCGTCTACGGGGAAAAATATAACCTTGATAGTCAACCCTTCCTTTTGCTTCCTCAAGGTAAAACTGGTAAGATATGGTAAAGGTACTTAGCATTTTCTAAGGGTAAATAAAAGTCATCAACTGGTTTGTCAACTAACATCATATTCATCTTGACATAATAAGATATGACAGGAATAAAAGTTGTAGGCAAAGAATAAGTCATAAAAGACAACCTGAAGCCAATTGTGGAAGCCAGAAACCTCTTCTTCACCACGTTGTTTAATTTCTCCGACAAAAACATGCTCAAAAGCCGAGGAGGAAGCAGATGTACCACCACGGCCGTAAAGATCAAACCAGAGAGTGGACAATGTTCTTTTGAATTCCTGATAGCTCTCAGATACAATGCCCTTACGGGAGAGATACTTGTGAAGATATTTAATGGGGGCAGTTCTGCTGATTTCTTCTATGAATGCAGCCTGCTCTTGCTTCTCCTCAGATGTGATAACTTCTTTGCAACCCGCATTTGGGTTGTAGTTATCTAAAAGAGAACAGAAACGAGAAAAGGTAGGCCTCCGAAATATATCTTCACTCAGCCAGGTAAATAAGCTTCCTTCGGCCAAGTCTTCTCGTTGGTGGACCTTCTTCCCTCCACCACAGTCAATTTCATAGTCCTTTCCAGGCACTAGACGGTTTAAATCAAGTTCCCAGAGTTTATTGCAAGCTTGTGACAGATCAGAAAGCTCTTTTCCAGAAGGTTCTATGTTAGCACCTACTTCAGCCTCATCGGAGTATTCTTGCTCAGCGGCAGGCCGCTTATATCCATTCCACTGGCCCATCTGAATCTGTTGATTTTTTTATCTAGTGAGAATTACATAGTGTGGCAGTACAAATTCATTTCATCTTACTTTAGAACTAACAAGGCAAGATTAACTAACTTCGTCAGATTGATTTATTACAAGGATATTCTATAAGATTAAACAGAATATGTGAAATCGAGTATTTGATCAAACTGTTTCAATGTTATGGTTccaaattttctaaaaaaaacagTATGTTAAGCTAAGAAGCCAATCTATTGACAAAACAAACTATAACCCAACATCGAAAAGTTAAAGACCAAACTTTTGACAGTGCTGTCCCCAAATATGAAATGCAACTAAGATCTTCAGGTGACCTTTCCAATGTTTGGTAAACTCAAAGAAAACAAACCTTGTGTGGTTGTTGCCTTGGAGGCTTCTTGCCGACAGTCTCCCAACCATCCTGATTTTCCTCTTCGTCCTTCACCATGGATAATCAAATATAACGAAAATAGCCCCACTAAATTATAATTAAACAGATAATTTTAATAAGACAAACCTTCCTGCGCGAGTAGTTTTGATTATAACCATGTTGTCCACCATCATTATTCGTTTCATATCCTTCATGTGCAGCCTGCATTTGAGATATCATTGAGAATAGGACATATCAAGCCTTAATCACGAAGTCTTACTTTATTGCCACATCAGATGGTTTACAAAATGCGATTCAAAAAGATGGTTTCCCTAGCATTCTCCGATTATGAAACTACGAATAGAGTCCTCTCATTATATATCCGTAGAATTTCCGATGCAGAAGtctatatgtttttttgttCCTTACGCTTCAGATGTTTACTTTTCTAGAAAATGTTGTCTTGAGATTTAAAACAATgatgaaaaacaaaattcacCTTGTGAGGTCTCCTTGAAGGTTCCGAATCCACATTGTATCCCCCTGCGTTCCCCAAATGACTCTGTTCCTGCAACATCACACAAGCAAATCACATCAATTACACACCAAACAAACCACGATAATCCAAAACCCCAATCCAGTCcagtccaatccaatccaaaccTGTCTATTCCATTGATTTTGGTTTAACCCATTTGGGCGATCACGATCACCCTCATCCTGCTCCTCCCCGGACACAACCTGCGAATTTTAGCACGCAACAGCAGCAAACTTCAACTCTCCGACTCTTaatcaaaattaagaaattcaAAAGGGTTTTGTTTTGAAGAATACAAGGGGTGGTAGCTAACCTGCGCCCAAGTGGATCTGGACTGTTCCTCCCGGTCCCGTGGACGGGGTTCTTCGTCCCTGTTGTCATCGTTACCGATCACCACGTCGATCAGACCCTTGATCAGACCCTCCATTGAAtaccagagagagaaagagagagacagagagagatccGAAAAGTTGAATAAGATAAGAAGGTAGTTGGGACTGAAGGAGTGGCGGGTAATGGCAAACTTTGTAAATAAGGAAATTGTAAAGTTTGATCGATTTGATTGGATTGGATCGCGTTTGACGTTTTTGCCAATTATTTAATGCATTGGATATTAtttcaaataataaacaaatttttaaaTGCCACTCCAATAAAATATTTCTCATTATTCAGTGAGATTTTACAGTACATTCAGAAGATAGGGCGTTACAGTATATGATGTTATATAAGtagaaaaaagttttttttattcaacTGTCGCTCCattttataataatatataatggATGTACCTGTATtccaaataaattgaaaaatctctACATGGTTCACAACAAACTTAGTTACAAAATTTTAAATGCTCCCTTAATACAATGATATTGGACGGACTTGTGCTAAGTTACACtatagactagcaataatttaaaaaaaaaaatattagtagaCTATAACATAGCACTataacaaaattataaaaataaaggaTACAAAATagttattttttccttttgggtCTAGGGAAATTACCTAACTCACACAATGAGTCATTTGACCAAACACACTATTATGCGAGtcgaatttaaaattttcactaataaataaaaaataataataaattgtaATACTAATGACAAATTATATACTTAATAGAATTAGGCTTTTTGGCAATTCAGTAGTACAATATGATAGTATTCATCTACAAGTTAGATGTTTTAGATTCGAATATCATTGTATTGAAAAAATAGCCTTTTGAACTTTTTATATTCTTTAATAAAAGGTAattcttttaaaattgttttattttttgccGACACATTTCTACCATACGAGTGTTGACACGTGTGTGGTGTAGAAATAAATACATTCTCTATTTCCAGATGGAAGTCGAAGTGCTTCTGCAGGTGGATCTGGACTGTTCCTCCCGGTCCCGTGGACGGGGTTCTTCGTCCCTGTTGTCATCGTGACCGATTGCCACGTCGATCAGACCCTTGATCAGACCCTCCATTGAatactagagagagaaaggttttcagggagacagagagagatccgaaaagttgaagaagatgaagaaggtaGTTGGGACTGAGGGAGTGGCGGGTAATGGCAAACTTTGTAAATAAGGAAATTGTAAAGTTTGATcgattttattggattggatcgCGTTTGACGTTTTTGCCAATTATTTAATGCATTGGATATATAtttcaaataataaataaatttttaaatgCCACTCCAATAAAATATTTCTCAAATCATTATTCAGAGAGATTTTACAGTGCATTCAGAACATAGGGCGTTATAGTATATGATGTTATATAAGTGGaaagaagttttttttattcaacTATCCCTCTATTTTATAATAA harbors:
- the LOC126619522 gene encoding uncharacterized protein LOC126619522; amino-acid sequence: MEGLIKGLIDVVIGNDDNRDEEPRPRDREEQSRSTWAQVVSGEEQDEGDRDRPNGLNQNQWNRQEQSHLGNAGGYNVDSEPSRRPHKAAHEGYETNNDGGQHGYNQNYSRRKDEEENQDGWETVGKKPPRQQPHKIQMGQWNGYKRPAAEQEYSDEAEVGANIEPSGKELSDLSQACNKLWELDLNRLVPGKDYEIDCGGGKKVHQREDLAEGSLFTWLSEDIFRRPTFSRFCSLLDNYNPNAGCKEVITSEEKQEQAAFIEEISRTAPIKYLHKYLSRKGIVSESYQEFKRTLSTLWFDLYGRGGTSASSSAFEHVFVGEIKQRGEEEVSGFHNWLQFYLEEAKGRVDYQGYIFPRRRGQTPEAETQLLTIQFEWNGVLKAVSSTLVGVSPEFEIALYTLCFYMGGEDNRIELGPYQVNIKCYSFGERIGSVFPMAEC